A stretch of Dromaius novaehollandiae isolate bDroNov1 chromosome 8, bDroNov1.hap1, whole genome shotgun sequence DNA encodes these proteins:
- the PTCH2 gene encoding protein patched homolog 2 — MPVEPPRPAPPPPAPRAAARRRKRLAEGRAVGQKAPLWLRARFQMLLFALGCRIQRHCGKVLFVGLLVFGALAVGLRVASIETDIEHLWVEAGSRVSQELRYTKEKLGEESVYTSQMLIQTPKREGENILTQEALQLHLEAALAASKVQVSLYGKSWDLNKICYKSGVPIIENGMIERMIEKLFPCVILTPLDCFWEGSKLQGGSAYLPGRPDIQWSNLDPLQLMEELGQFTSLEGFKELLDKAEVGQAYMERPCLDPRDPQCPSSAPNKQSQQSPDIPAELSGGCHGFSRKFMRWQEELILGGTTKDSQGKLLSAEALQTMFLLMSPRQLFEHFKDDYEIHDISWSEEKAGAILEAWQREFVELAQDSIPPNATQNVHAFSTTTLNDIMKSFSDVSAIRVAGGYLLMLAYACVTMLRWDCSKSQGAVGLAGVLLVALSVASGLGLCSLLGISFNAATTQVLPFLALGIGVDDMFLLAHAFTETSQHIPFKERTGECLKRTGTSVALTSVSNMIAFFMAALVPIPALRAFSLQAAVVVVFNFAMVLFIFPAILSLDLHRREKRRLDILCCFYSPCSSRVIQIQPQEFADANDNHASHPSPYGHPGMATSTQITTTVQAFTQCDSSGHHIVTVLPPTSQVCTSPAVLLPPADPLGSQVFTPSSSTRDLLAQLDEAKGGRECVPLPFCRWSLSDFAREKYAPLLLQTQTKAVVVVLFLALLGLSLYGTTMVHDGLYLTDIVPRDTKAHAFISAQFKYFSFYNMFIVTKGGFHYPGAQAALLSLHQAFSTVKYVVREGNHDLPKMWLHYFQDWLRGLQATFDRDWQAGRITHDSYRNGSEDGVLAYKLLIQTGNKKEPFNFNQLTTRRLVDENGIIPPDTFYICLTVWASNDPLGFAASQANFYPPPPEWIHDKYDTTGENLRIPAAQPLEFAQFPFYLSGLRRTADFVEAIESVRAICREAAQRHGVLSYPSGYPFLFWEQYIGLRHWFLLAISILLACTFLVCALLLLNPWTAGIIVSILAMMAVELFGIMGLMGIKLSAIPVVILIASVGIGVEFTVHVALGFLTAVGSRNVRSAAALEHTFAPVMDGAVSTLLGVLMLAGSEFDFIMRYFFAVLTILTLLGLLNGLVLLPVLLSVIGPPPEAFPMDSSPCLPPPEPVPPCLSPRGLYIRRTPAWPAAFADASDTELGGPRVPCDRGTFVMPPAPAHILLEAGKDPSFPRITVLKPYKDSPEVSGKKEPPGPQQAPSLPFGEPSPELPRDYSHPAVPQPGQPCSPGTRPAPHRAPQPPRAALPTYSAHVQGPAGSYATVTATASVTVALHPTLPGSYPSFGPEGFAGGETDCLEESGVPAPRGTAVPNAFELQSLGRHGAGARH; from the exons atgcCGGTCGAGCCCCCCCgacccgcgccgccgccgccggccccgcgcgccgccgcccgccgccgcaaGCGGCTCGCCGAG ggcagggccGTGGGCCAGAAGGCCCCGCTGTGGCTCCGGGCCCGGTTTCAAATGCTGCTCTTCGCCTTGGGCTGCCGGATCCAGCGGCACTGCGGGAAGGTGCTCTTCGTGGGGCTGCTGGTGTTCGGGGCACTGGCCGTGGGGCTCCGGGTGGCCTCCATCGAGACCGACATAGAGCACCTCTGGGTGGAAG CAGGCAGCCGCGTCAGCCAGGAGCTCCGTTACACAAAGGAGAAGCTGGGTGAGGAGTCCGTCTACACATCCCAAATGTTGATCCAGACCCCGAAGCGGGAAGGCGAGAACATCCTGACGCAGGAGGCCCTGCAGCTCCACCTCGAGGCTGCTCTGGCTGCCAGCAAAGTGCAAGTCTCGCTGTACGGAAA ATCATGGGATTTGAACAAGATCTGCTACAAGTCGGGTGTCCCCATTATCGAGAACGGCATGATTGAGAGG ATGATTGAGAAGCTATTCCCCTGCGTGATCCTGACACCACTGGACTGCTTCTGGGAAGGGTCCAAGCTGCAGGGAGGATCAGCCTATCTCCC AGGCCGCCCAGATATCCAGTGGAGCAACCTAGACCCTTTGCAGTTGATGGAGGAGCTGGGGCAGTTCACGTCCCTGGAAGGCTTCAAAGAGCTGCTGGACAAGGCGGAGGTAGGGCAGGCTTACATGGAGCGGCCCTGCCTCGACCCTCGAGACCCCCAGTGCCCCTCTAGCGCCCccaacaagcagagccagcag AGCCCTGACATCCCAGCTGAGCTCTCCGGGGGCTGTCACGGCTTCTCCAGGAAGTTCATGCGCTGGCAGGAGGAGCTGATTTTAGGTGGCACAACAAAAGACTCCCAGGGCAAGCTACTAAG CGCTGAGGCCCTGCAGACCATGTTCCTCCTCATGAGCCCCCGGCAACTATTTGAGCACTTCAAGGACGACTATGAGATCCATGACATCAGCTGGAGTGAGGAGAAGGCAGGTGCCATCCTGGAGGCCTGGCAGAGGGAATTTGTTGAG CTGGCGCAGGACTCCATCCCGCCTAACGCCACGCAGAATGTCCATGCTTTCTCCACCACCACGCTCAATGACATCATGAAATCCTTCTCCGATGTCAGCGCCATCCGGGTGGCCGGAGGCTACCTCCTCATG CTGGCTTATGCCTGTGTCACCATGCTGCGATGGGACTGTTCCAAGTCCCAAGGGGCTGTGGGCCTGGCTGGGGTCCTGCTTGTGGCTCTCTCCGTGGCCTCAGGCCTGGGTCTTTGCTCTCTGCTCGGCATCTCCTTCAATGCAGCCACCACGCAG GTCCTGCCCTTCCTGGCCCTTGGCATTGGTGTGGATGACATGTTCCTCTTGGCTCACGCCTTCACCGAGACCAGCCAGCACATCCCCTTCAAG GAGCGGACAGGCGAGTGCCTCAAGCGCACGGGGACCAGCGTGGCTCTCACCTCTGTCAGCAACATGATTGCCTTCTTCATGGCAGCCCTGGTGCCCATCCCTGCCCTGCGTGCCTTCTCCCTCCAG GCTGCGGTGGTTGTGGTGTTCAACTTTGCTATGGTGCTGTTCATCTTCCCTGCCATCCTGAGCCTGGACCTGCACCGCCGGGAGAAACGCCGGCTCGACATCCTCTGCTGCTTCTACAG CCCTTGCTCCTCACGGGTCATCCAGATCCAACCCCAGGAGTTTGCAGATGCCAACGACAACCATGCCTCCCACCCATCCCCCTATGGGCACCCTGGCATGGCCACCAGCACCCAGATCACCACCACTGTGCAGGCCTTCACCCAGTGCGACTCCTCGGGCCACCACATTGTCACCGTCCTACCGCCCACCTCGCAGGTGTGCACTTCGCCGGCGGTGCTCCTGCCTCCCGCTGACCCACTGGGCTCACAGGTCTTCACACCGTCCAGCTCCACACGGGACCTGCTGGCCCAGCTGGACGAGGCCAAGGGTGGGCGGGAGTGCGTGCCCCTGCCCTTCTGCCGCTGGAGCCTCTCCGACTTCGCCCGGGAGAAGTACGCCCCACTCCTGCTGCAAACCCAGACCAAG GCTGTGGTGGTGGTGCTATTTCTGGCACTTCTGGGCCTGAGCCTCTACGGCACCACCATGGTGCATGACGGGCTGTACCTGACGGACATTGTGCCACGGGACACCAAGGCTCATGCCTTCATCTCGGCCCAGTTCAAGTACTTCTCCTTCTACAATATGTTCATCGTCACCAAGGGTGGCTTTCACTACCCTGGGGCCCAGGCTGCTCTGCTCAGCCTGCACCAGGCCTTCAGCACCGTCAAGTACGTGGTACGTGAGGGCAACCATGACCTGCCCAAGATGTGGCTCCACTACTTCCAGGACTGGCTGCGAG GGCTCCAGGCCACCTTCGACAGGGACTGGCAAGCTGGACGCATCACCCATGACAGCTATCGCAACGGCTCCGAGGATGGCGTGCTGGCATACAAGCTCCTAATCCAGACTGGCAACAAGAAAGAGCCCTTCAACTTCAACCAG CTGACCACACGGCGGCTGGTGGATGAAAATGGCATCATCCCCCCTGACACCTTCTACATCTGCCTGACGGTGTGGGCCAGCAACGACCCCCTGGGCTTtgctgcctcccaggccaacttCTACCCTCCTCCACCTGAGTGGATCCACGACAAGTACGACACCACGGGCGAGAACCTGCGAA TCCCGGCAGCCCAGCCACTGGAGTTCGCCCAGTTCCCCTTCTACCTGAGCGGGCTGCGTCGCACGGCTGACTTTGTGGAGGCAATTGAGAGCGTGCGGGCCATCTGCCGGGAGGCCGCCCAGCGCCACGGGGTGCTGAGCTACCCCAGCGGATACCCCTTCCTCTTCTGGGAGCAGTACATCGGCCTGCGGCACTGGTTCCTGCTGGCCATCAGCATCCTGCTGGCCTGCACCTTCCTCgtctgtgccctgctgctgctcaacCCCTGGACAGCTGGCATCATC GTCTCCATCCTGGCCATGATGGCAGTGGAACTGTTTGGCATCATGGGGCTGATGGGCATCAAGCTGAGCGCCATCCCTGTGGTCATTCTCATCGCCTCAGTGGGCATCGGTGTGGAGTTCACCGTCCACGTGGCCCTG GGCTTCCTGACAGCCGTGGGGAGCAGGAACGTGCGTTCAGCCGCGGCGCTGGAGCACACCTTCGCCCCTGTGATGGATGGTGCCGTCTCCACTCTCCTGGGCGTCCTCATGTTGGCTGGCTCTGAGTTTGACTTCATCATGAG GTACTTCTTTGCGGTGCTCACCATCCTGACGCTGCTGGGGCTGCTCAatgggctggtgctgctgcctgtcctgctctctgtCATCGGGCCTCCCCCTGAG GCATTCCCCATGGAtagcagcccctgcctgcccccaccGGAGCCGGTGCCCCCCTGCCTCAGCCCCCGGGGGCTGTACATCCGGCGTACCCCAGCCTGGCCCGCTGCCTTCGCCGACGCCTCGGACACGGAGCTGGGTGGCCCTCGGGTGCCCTGCGATCGTGGCACCTTCGTcatgccccccgccccggcacacATCCTGCTGGAGGCCGGCAAGGACCCCAGCTTCCCCCGCATCACC GTGCTGAAGCCCTACAAGGACAGTCCGGAGGTATCAGGGAAGAAGGAGCCGCCCGGCCCGCAGCAAGCGCCCTCGCTGCCCTTCGGGGAGCCAAGCCCCGAGCTGCCCAGAGACTACTCGCACCCGGCAGTGCCCCAGCCGGGGCAGCCCTGCTCGCCAGGCACCCGGCCTGCCCCGCACAGAGCTCCCCAGCCCCCACGGGCCGCCCTGCCCACCTACAGTGCCCACGTGCAGGGCCCAGCCGGCAGCTACGCCACCGTCACGGCCACCGCTTCGGTGacagtggccctgcaccccacgCTGCCCGGCTCCTACCCCAGCTTTGGCCCTGAGGGCTTCGCCGGTGGTGAGACGGACTGCCTGGAAGAGTCCGGTGTGCCCGCTCCTCGGGGCACCGCTGTGCCCAATGCCTTCGAGCTGCAGAGCCTGGGGCGCCATGGGGCAGGCGCGAGGCACTAG